A single window of Candidatus Methylomirabilota bacterium DNA harbors:
- a CDS encoding MaoC family dehydratase N-terminal domain-containing protein, with product MAVALATAIIGKEYPPFAFTVERGKIKEFARAIGDLNPFYLDDEAGRASPWGDIIAPPTFPIIFRSEAADSTAVLRDLGVDIGRVLHGEQEFEQVRPITPGETLLCRTRVVDVYEKPGRSGPLGFVVREMNVTDRDNEIVATMRQVTVVRL from the coding sequence ATGGCCGTCGCCCTCGCCACCGCCATCATCGGCAAGGAGTACCCGCCCTTTGCATTCACCGTGGAGCGCGGGAAGATCAAGGAGTTCGCGCGAGCCATCGGCGATCTCAACCCCTTCTACCTCGACGACGAGGCGGGGCGGGCCTCGCCGTGGGGCGACATCATCGCGCCCCCGACCTTTCCCATCATCTTCCGCTCGGAGGCCGCCGATTCGACCGCCGTGCTCCGCGACCTCGGCGTGGACATCGGCCGGGTGCTCCACGGCGAGCAGGAATTCGAGCAGGTTCGCCCCATCACGCCGGGCGAGACCCTGCTCTGCCGGACGCGGGTCGTCGACGTCTACGAGAAGCCCGGGCGCAGCGGTCCCCTGGGATTCGTGGTGCGAGAGATGAACGTGACCGACCGCGACAACGAGATCGTGGCGACCATGCGACAGGTCACGGTGGTGCGGCTGTGA
- a CDS encoding STAS domain-containing protein has translation MGRVGPGFAEIIRKHEGDLLNLWIKEQLASSSLRSDRMNEAEQREQSRHFLAAFREAVERGGSSDVADPVWSDVRGLLAEASSQRAKHGFTPAETATFVFSLKQPVFARLRQEYAGSPEMLVDEIWAATLVLDRLGLYTMEVFQKNREDIILRQQQELLELSTPVVQLWDGIVALPLIGTLDSARTQVVMETLLQRIVETGAAIAIIDITGVPTVDTLVAQHLLKTVAAARLMGADCIISGIRPQIAQTIVHLGVELGAVITKATLADAFAVALQKTGAPMSRQGSR, from the coding sequence ATGGGCCGAGTTGGACCGGGATTCGCCGAAATCATCCGAAAGCACGAGGGGGACCTGCTCAACCTGTGGATCAAGGAGCAACTGGCCAGCTCCTCATTGCGTTCGGACCGCATGAACGAGGCCGAGCAGCGCGAGCAGTCGCGCCATTTCCTGGCCGCGTTCCGCGAGGCCGTGGAGCGCGGCGGGAGTTCCGACGTCGCCGACCCGGTCTGGAGCGACGTCCGGGGGCTGCTGGCCGAGGCCTCCAGCCAGCGGGCCAAGCACGGATTCACGCCGGCGGAGACCGCGACCTTCGTCTTCTCCCTGAAGCAGCCGGTGTTCGCGCGTCTGCGCCAGGAATACGCGGGGTCGCCTGAGATGCTGGTCGACGAGATCTGGGCCGCCACGCTGGTACTCGATCGGCTCGGACTCTACACGATGGAAGTCTTCCAGAAGAATCGCGAGGACATCATCCTCCGGCAGCAGCAGGAGCTGCTGGAGCTGTCCACGCCGGTCGTGCAGCTGTGGGATGGGATCGTGGCCCTGCCGTTGATCGGCACGCTGGACAGCGCCCGGACCCAGGTGGTCATGGAGACGCTCCTGCAGCGCATCGTCGAGACGGGCGCCGCCATCGCCATCATCGATATCACCGGGGTGCCGACCGTCGACACGCTGGTGGCCCAGCACCTGTTGAAGACCGTCGCCGCGGCCCGGCTCATGGGCGCCGACTGCATCATCAGCGGGATCAGGCCCCAGATCGCCCAGACCATCGTCCATCTCGGGGTGGAGCTGGGCGCGGTGATCACCAAGGCCACGCTGGCCGACGCCTTCGCGGTGGCGCTGCAGAAAACGGGCGCGCCGATGTCGCGCCAGGGCTCCCGCTGA
- a CDS encoding branched-chain amino acid ABC transporter permease: protein MDSPARLGPAEIIGVLAQLGVATVLLGSIYALIAVGLTLIFGIMRVVNFAHGEFLMLGMYLAFWSFTLWSIDPWFMVVVAIPLFFLIGLLTYALVMRGIIHASHNVQIFTTVGLSIALQNLALVLWTGDYQVLRPWHAAVVVRIGSAAFNLSQVVAFAASMALTLALFAFMKWTAAGRVIRATAQDGEAATLMGIDTDRVYRVTFAIGIACVGAAGVLVSPLYAAYPTAGLQFVLLAYVVVVLGGLGDMVGALLGSLIVAGVEVVGSYFFGAAWKEVFYFVLFIAVLVFRPAGLFGQRGAEMLGA, encoded by the coding sequence GTGGATTCCCCTGCCCGCCTGGGGCCAGCGGAAATAATAGGCGTCCTCGCCCAGCTCGGCGTCGCCACGGTCCTGTTAGGGAGCATCTATGCGTTGATCGCCGTCGGGCTCACCCTGATCTTCGGGATCATGCGCGTGGTGAACTTCGCTCACGGCGAGTTCCTCATGCTCGGCATGTACCTGGCCTTCTGGTCGTTCACCCTGTGGTCCATCGACCCCTGGTTCATGGTGGTGGTGGCCATTCCGCTCTTCTTCCTCATCGGCCTGCTGACCTACGCCCTCGTCATGCGGGGCATCATCCACGCCTCGCATAACGTGCAGATCTTCACGACGGTCGGGCTGTCCATCGCGCTCCAGAACCTCGCCCTCGTCCTGTGGACGGGCGACTACCAGGTACTTCGTCCGTGGCACGCCGCGGTCGTGGTCCGCATCGGCAGCGCGGCCTTCAACCTCTCCCAGGTGGTCGCCTTCGCGGCATCGATGGCCCTCACCCTCGCCCTGTTCGCCTTCATGAAGTGGACGGCGGCCGGCCGGGTCATCCGGGCCACCGCTCAGGACGGGGAAGCGGCCACGCTCATGGGGATCGACACCGATCGCGTGTACCGCGTCACCTTCGCCATCGGCATCGCCTGCGTGGGCGCCGCCGGGGTGCTCGTCTCCCCCCTCTATGCCGCCTACCCGACCGCGGGCTTGCAGTTCGTGCTCCTGGCCTACGTGGTGGTCGTCCTGGGTGGCCTGGGCGACATGGTCGGCGCCCTGCTGGGCAGCCTCATCGTGGCCGGCGTGGAGGTGGTGGGCTCGTACTTCTTCGGCGCCGCCTGGAAAGAGGTCTTCTATTTTGTCCTGTTCATCGCCGTGCTCGTGTTCCGCCCGGCCGGGCTCTTCGGCCAGCGGGGCGCCGAGATGCTGGGCGCGTGA
- a CDS encoding branched-chain amino acid ABC transporter permease: protein MGAPRLGRWGPALLVVVAGVTPLVVHDAFFLDALVLVLLWGAISAAWNVAGGYAGQVSLGHSAFFGIGAYSAALLSTRWQQSPWLGMLVGVLVSLVAGALIGYLSNRLRGPYFALSTIAFSQVLLILVSRWRGFTAGSEGIPVPFRPGFWTLGLDHVAWVYLALALAILYYAVQRYFERSRIGYQLAGVREDEDAAQALGIPSRRLKIFAVTLSAAMTAMVGTLWAQYVGFVDPYYVFSVDLSIRFALNAIIGGLGTALGPFLGSLLITTIETYLRATFSGVKTGFAGIYLVFYGCVLILVVRFVPEGLAGLAARLRARPARA from the coding sequence ATGGGCGCCCCGCGTCTCGGGCGGTGGGGCCCCGCGCTGCTCGTCGTCGTCGCCGGGGTCACGCCGCTGGTGGTGCACGATGCCTTCTTCCTCGACGCGCTGGTCCTCGTCCTCTTGTGGGGCGCCATCTCCGCCGCCTGGAACGTCGCCGGCGGCTACGCCGGCCAGGTCTCGCTCGGCCACTCCGCGTTTTTCGGGATCGGCGCCTACTCGGCGGCCCTGCTCTCCACCCGATGGCAGCAGAGCCCGTGGCTCGGCATGCTGGTGGGGGTACTCGTCTCCCTGGTCGCCGGCGCGCTGATCGGCTACCTGTCGAACCGCCTGCGCGGGCCGTACTTCGCACTGTCGACCATTGCGTTCTCGCAGGTGCTGCTGATCCTGGTCAGTCGATGGCGCGGCTTCACCGCCGGGTCCGAGGGCATCCCGGTGCCCTTTCGGCCCGGCTTCTGGACGCTCGGGCTGGATCATGTGGCCTGGGTGTATCTGGCTCTGGCGCTGGCCATCCTGTACTACGCCGTACAGCGGTACTTCGAACGCTCGCGTATCGGCTACCAGCTGGCCGGCGTGCGCGAAGACGAAGACGCCGCCCAGGCCCTCGGCATCCCGAGCCGGCGACTAAAAATCTTTGCCGTCACGCTGAGCGCGGCCATGACGGCGATGGTGGGAACGCTGTGGGCGCAGTACGTGGGCTTCGTGGATCCGTACTACGTCTTCTCCGTCGACCTCTCCATCCGGTTCGCGCTGAACGCCATCATCGGCGGTCTGGGCACCGCGCTCGGCCCGTTCCTGGGCTCGCTCCTCATCACCACGATCGAGACGTACCTGCGCGCGACCTTTTCCGGCGTGAAGACGGGCTTCGCCGGCATCTACCTCGTCTTCTACGGGTGCGTCCTGATCCTCGTCGTTCGCTTCGTTCCCGAAGGGCTGGCGGGGCTGGCCGCCCGCCTCCGGGCCCGGCCGGCGCGGGCTTAG
- a CDS encoding thioesterase family protein: protein MDLKAGANAEVAVTVTPDRTADAMGNRGVHVLATPFVVGLLEDAAGAVLEPHLPAGAATVGTMVEMRHLAATPVGMRVRARATLLQADGRRFLFSVEAWDDREKIAEGKHERFFVRDLSVFLDRVMQKGRA from the coding sequence ATGGACCTGAAGGCCGGCGCCAACGCCGAGGTGGCCGTCACGGTGACGCCCGATCGCACGGCCGACGCCATGGGCAACCGAGGCGTCCACGTCTTGGCCACGCCATTCGTCGTCGGACTGCTGGAGGACGCCGCCGGCGCCGTGCTCGAGCCGCATCTGCCGGCGGGCGCGGCGACCGTGGGCACCATGGTGGAGATGCGCCACCTCGCCGCCACGCCCGTCGGCATGCGAGTGCGGGCCCGGGCCACCCTGCTCCAAGCCGACGGACGGCGGTTCCTCTTCTCGGTCGAGGCGTGGGACGACCGGGAGAAGATCGCGGAAGGCAAGCACGAGCGCTTCTTCGTGCGCGATCTCTCAGTATTCCTGGACCGGGTCATGCAGAAAGGCCGGGCCTGA
- a CDS encoding ABC transporter substrate-binding protein — MRHRVVGVTASLLVLSVVVLLSGSQAQPLAGEYKIGVLEPLTGPLAGEGKRHLEGFEIVRDMINERGGVMGKRLVFAVGDAPDPTAAASEANRLITREGVKIITGTFSSTLCGAASEAAARHNVIYWETSCVDPRFSKRNLKTAFRTEIDATGFGWYNVEFIAKHLAPRLNLRPNQLKIAFLSEDSSYGQGVTESARQRAKQEFGMQEVGLEYYNFRTINDFTPVIVKFKQANPDVLHHVAYNNDAILFWRQAREQSFLFKALVHAGATGYGSPDFGKAHGADANGPFALLEPGPGFRIESLRPEGRKLEQEYREAVQKRTGSYPQGGHQLAGGGLWLLKLVLDRARTDDPETFRKTVLSLDLPVGSMINGWGVKFSEVGQNANERVQHYMLQWQDGRLVTVWPEEFTTLRAKWIPLPAWGQRK, encoded by the coding sequence ATGCGCCACCGTGTCGTCGGCGTCACCGCCAGCCTGCTCGTCCTCTCGGTCGTCGTCCTGCTCAGCGGGAGCCAGGCCCAGCCGCTGGCCGGCGAGTACAAGATCGGCGTCCTCGAACCCCTGACCGGACCGCTGGCCGGCGAGGGCAAGCGCCACCTGGAGGGCTTCGAGATCGTGCGGGACATGATCAACGAGCGGGGCGGGGTGATGGGCAAGCGGCTCGTCTTCGCCGTGGGCGACGCCCCCGACCCCACCGCGGCGGCCAGCGAGGCCAACCGCCTCATCACCCGCGAAGGGGTGAAGATCATCACGGGGACCTTCTCCTCCACGCTGTGCGGCGCGGCCAGCGAGGCGGCCGCCCGGCACAACGTCATCTACTGGGAAACCTCGTGCGTCGATCCGCGCTTCAGCAAGCGCAATCTCAAGACCGCCTTCCGGACCGAAATCGACGCCACCGGCTTCGGCTGGTACAACGTCGAGTTCATCGCCAAGCACCTGGCCCCCCGCCTGAACCTCCGACCGAATCAGCTCAAGATCGCCTTCCTCAGCGAGGACTCCTCGTACGGGCAGGGCGTCACCGAGTCGGCGCGGCAGCGAGCCAAGCAAGAATTCGGGATGCAGGAGGTGGGGCTGGAGTATTACAACTTCCGGACCATCAACGACTTCACCCCGGTCATCGTCAAGTTCAAGCAGGCCAACCCCGACGTCCTCCATCACGTCGCCTACAACAACGACGCGATCCTGTTCTGGCGGCAGGCGCGCGAGCAGAGCTTCCTCTTCAAGGCGCTGGTGCACGCTGGGGCCACCGGCTACGGCTCTCCCGATTTCGGCAAGGCTCACGGGGCCGACGCCAACGGGCCCTTCGCCCTGCTGGAGCCGGGGCCGGGCTTCCGCATCGAGTCCCTCCGGCCGGAGGGGCGGAAGCTGGAGCAGGAGTACCGTGAGGCCGTACAGAAACGCACCGGCTCCTATCCGCAAGGTGGCCACCAGCTCGCCGGCGGCGGCCTCTGGCTGCTCAAGCTCGTCCTCGACCGCGCCCGCACTGACGATCCCGAGACCTTCCGGAAGACGGTCCTCTCGCTGGATCTGCCGGTCGGGTCGATGATCAACGGCTGGGGCGTGAAGTTCAGCGAGGTGGGGCAGAACGCCAACGAGCGCGTACAGCACTACATGCTGCAGTGGCAGGACGGCCGCCTCGTCACCGTGTGGCCGGAGGAGTTCACCACCCTGCGGGCCAAGTGGATTCCCCTGCCCGCCTGGGGCCAGCGGAAATAA
- a CDS encoding PAS domain-containing sensor histidine kinase — MSESRQVAQHAPVGLAQADAHGSLTYVNDQWFAITGLPADQALGTGWAAAVHPDDRDRILKAWQQAFDERREFAAEFRVRRPDGEARWVIGHARPEPSEDGLPGRWVGAIVDVTERKRLEQRLGEQLFDAQESERRALARELHDHVGQELTALKMLLRLAQRDSTAREHVLKEAGELVDELVWRVRGLSLDLRPTVLDDLGLRAALEAYFERYTARTNIGVRFEHGGLEARLPHRVETAAYRIVQEALTNVTRHSRGRHVSVRVVKGGTMLVVQIEDQGAGFAVETALASGASSGLSGMRERADLLGGHLTIESQPGQGTMVTGWLPVNRTEQGHGAA, encoded by the coding sequence GTGAGCGAATCACGGCAAGTGGCGCAGCATGCTCCGGTCGGTCTTGCCCAAGCCGACGCCCACGGATCGCTCACCTACGTCAACGATCAATGGTTCGCCATCACCGGGCTGCCGGCCGACCAGGCGTTGGGCACGGGGTGGGCGGCTGCCGTCCATCCCGACGACCGGGATCGCATCCTCAAGGCCTGGCAGCAGGCCTTCGACGAGCGACGGGAGTTCGCCGCCGAGTTCCGTGTGCGGCGTCCGGACGGGGAAGCGCGATGGGTCATCGGGCATGCCCGTCCCGAGCCGTCGGAGGACGGGCTTCCCGGACGATGGGTCGGGGCCATCGTCGATGTCACCGAGCGCAAGCGCCTGGAGCAGCGCCTGGGCGAGCAGCTGTTCGACGCTCAGGAGAGCGAGCGACGGGCCCTGGCTCGTGAGTTGCATGACCACGTGGGCCAGGAGCTGACGGCTCTCAAGATGCTCCTCAGGCTGGCCCAGCGCGATTCCACTGCCCGGGAGCACGTCTTGAAGGAGGCCGGCGAGCTCGTCGACGAGCTGGTGTGGCGTGTCCGGGGCCTTTCGCTCGACCTGCGGCCCACCGTCCTGGACGACCTCGGCCTGCGCGCGGCGCTCGAGGCCTATTTCGAGCGCTACACCGCGCGCACCAACATCGGCGTCCGGTTCGAGCACGGAGGACTGGAGGCCCGCCTGCCGCACCGGGTGGAAACGGCGGCCTACCGGATCGTCCAGGAGGCGCTGACCAATGTCACCCGCCACTCCCGGGGCCGTCACGTCTCGGTCCGCGTCGTGAAGGGTGGCACGATGCTCGTGGTGCAGATCGAGGACCAGGGAGCGGGGTTCGCCGTGGAAACGGCGCTGGCCTCCGGGGCCTCGTCGGGCCTCTCGGGGATGCGCGAGCGAGCCGACCTGCTGGGTGGCCACCTCACCATCGAGTCCCAGCCGGGCCAGGGGACGATGGTGACGGGCTGGCTTCCGGTGAACAGGACGGAGCAGGGGCACGGTGCGGCATGA
- a CDS encoding NUDIX hydrolase — MSDDHGQRLLAPHTIRFCPLCAAPLAREAVPPDQREQAVCSACRFVFYLNPKVVAGTILEQDGRILLTRRAINPGRGLWTFPGGFVDFGETATDAALRETFEETGLRAELTGLLNVYSYPAAPVIIVYQARVTGGTLTACNENDALEWMKPSEIPWTALAFPSTRDALREWVASRGEVPGG; from the coding sequence GTGAGCGACGATCACGGACAGCGGCTGTTGGCCCCGCACACCATCCGGTTCTGTCCGCTCTGTGCCGCGCCGCTGGCGCGGGAGGCGGTCCCGCCCGACCAGCGGGAGCAGGCGGTGTGCTCGGCCTGCCGCTTCGTGTTCTATCTCAATCCCAAGGTCGTCGCCGGCACCATCCTCGAACAGGATGGCCGGATCCTCCTCACCCGTCGCGCCATCAACCCGGGGCGCGGTTTGTGGACCTTCCCGGGCGGCTTCGTCGACTTCGGCGAGACGGCGACGGACGCGGCCCTGCGCGAGACGTTCGAGGAGACCGGGCTCCGGGCCGAGCTCACGGGGCTGCTGAACGTCTATTCCTATCCGGCCGCTCCCGTGATCATCGTCTACCAGGCCCGAGTCACGGGAGGTACCCTGACCGCCTGTAACGAGAACGACGCGCTCGAGTGGATGAAGCCGTCGGAGATTCCCTGGACGGCCCTGGCCTTTCCCTCGACGCGTGACGCGTTGCGCGAGTGGGTCGCCTCCCGCGGCGAGGTTCCCGGCGGTTAA
- a CDS encoding STAS domain-containing protein: MERIPILKMGEFLLVSIQVDMHDRLAMTLQDDLTDRIVKTRARGVLIDISSLEVVDSFIGRMLANIAGMSRVLDAQTVVVGMQPAVAITLVELGLQLPGVRTALNVEKGMELLRANGRGRAQE, translated from the coding sequence ATGGAACGTATTCCGATCCTCAAAATGGGCGAGTTTCTGCTCGTGTCGATTCAGGTCGACATGCACGATCGCCTGGCCATGACGCTGCAGGACGACCTCACGGACCGCATCGTGAAGACACGGGCCCGGGGAGTGCTCATCGACATCTCGTCGCTCGAGGTGGTGGACTCGTTCATCGGGCGCATGCTCGCCAACATCGCGGGGATGTCCCGAGTCCTCGACGCCCAGACCGTCGTCGTCGGCATGCAGCCGGCCGTGGCCATCACGCTCGTGGAGCTGGGGCTCCAGCTGCCCGGCGTGCGGACCGCCCTCAACGTCGAGAAGGGCATGGAGCTGCTGCGCGCGAACGGGCGGGGTCGTGCTCAGGAGTGA
- a CDS encoding anti-sigma regulatory factor, giving the protein MLRSDSRPIRSSDDIVAVRQQVRQWAVDLQFSLVDQTKLVTAASELARNTLDHGGGGRVDLQALAEGTRRGLRLIFEDKGPGIGDIELALKDGYTTGGGLGLGLGGARRLCNEFEIVSRRGEGTRVTVTKWR; this is encoded by the coding sequence GTGCTCAGGAGTGACAGCCGCCCCATCCGGTCCTCGGACGACATCGTCGCGGTTCGCCAGCAAGTGAGGCAATGGGCGGTGGATCTGCAATTCTCGCTGGTCGATCAGACCAAGCTGGTCACCGCGGCCAGCGAGCTGGCCCGGAACACGCTCGATCACGGCGGGGGAGGCCGCGTCGATCTGCAGGCGCTGGCCGAGGGGACCCGGCGGGGCCTGCGGCTCATCTTCGAGGACAAGGGGCCGGGAATCGGGGACATCGAGCTTGCCCTCAAGGACGGGTACACGACGGGCGGGGGCCTGGGGCTCGGCCTGGGGGGCGCCCGAAGGCTGTGCAACGAATTCGAGATCGTGTCGCGGCGCGGTGAAGGCACGCGGGTGACGGTGACCAAGTGGAGATGA
- a CDS encoding MaoC/PaaZ C-terminal domain-containing protein gives MKFARLYFEDVAVGADTPPLVKGPIQQIQLTRYAGASGDFNPIHQDEEFARAAGMSGVFAHGMLSMGFVAQALTDWAGPGTVRKLGVRFTALVRLKDTVTCRGRVLAKQSKDDQHLVELDVWAENQRGEKVVTGRATLTLPSRL, from the coding sequence GTGAAGTTCGCCCGGCTCTACTTCGAGGACGTGGCGGTGGGCGCCGACACGCCGCCGCTCGTCAAGGGCCCGATCCAGCAGATCCAGCTCACCCGCTACGCCGGCGCGTCCGGGGATTTCAACCCGATCCACCAGGACGAGGAGTTCGCCCGCGCGGCCGGCATGAGCGGCGTCTTCGCTCACGGCATGCTCTCGATGGGCTTCGTGGCCCAGGCCCTCACCGACTGGGCCGGGCCCGGCACCGTGCGCAAGCTGGGCGTCCGCTTCACCGCGCTGGTGAGGCTCAAGGACACCGTGACGTGCCGGGGGCGCGTGCTGGCCAAGCAGTCCAAGGACGACCAGCACCTGGTGGAGCTGGATGTCTGGGCCGAGAATCAGCGGGGCGAGAAAGTGGTGACCGGCCGCGCCACCCTCACCCTCCCCTCCCGGCTGTAG
- a CDS encoding MFS transporter — MGKALAGAGAFVVSLDSTVNIAFPAMAAAFAVPAERIRWVVISYVLTYALVSFFGGALGDRVGHRPVFLAGLGLSALSFVVCGTAASFAALLGGRVLQGLAGGLVYGTTPALVTFAAAPDTRGRALGFLNAAIGLGFALGPLIAGLVVDRWGWASVFYLRAPLALAVLGWAMAAAPATTGRVGAPLIPLREVARAGVLGTGVLAFLAQAGIFAIWLFGPFDLLERRGLGALYGGALFMLMPMGTALAATPAGRLADRVGPWAPMAAGLALESAGLLVLSAAGPTTSSALLAAALLAAGLGVGLFQAPNMTALMAQFPAGQQGVAGGFAFLARTLGTVGGVATLAYVFAVARAAAGFDTAFARAYLTAATAVGLAAVAALIVVVARRGRTA, encoded by the coding sequence GTGGGCAAAGCGCTGGCGGGGGCGGGCGCCTTCGTGGTCTCGCTCGACTCCACCGTGAACATCGCCTTTCCGGCGATGGCCGCCGCCTTCGCCGTTCCTGCCGAGCGGATCCGCTGGGTGGTCATCAGCTACGTGCTCACCTACGCCCTGGTGTCGTTCTTCGGCGGGGCACTGGGGGATCGCGTCGGACACCGTCCCGTGTTCCTGGCCGGCTTGGGGTTGAGCGCGCTGAGCTTCGTCGTTTGCGGCACGGCGGCCAGCTTCGCGGCGCTCCTGGGGGGACGCGTGCTCCAGGGGCTCGCGGGCGGCCTGGTCTACGGCACCACGCCCGCGCTGGTCACGTTCGCCGCCGCGCCCGACACGCGTGGCCGAGCGCTGGGGTTTCTCAACGCGGCGATCGGGCTGGGCTTCGCCCTGGGGCCGCTCATCGCGGGCCTGGTCGTGGACCGCTGGGGCTGGGCATCGGTGTTCTACCTGCGAGCGCCCCTGGCCCTGGCCGTGCTGGGCTGGGCAATGGCGGCGGCGCCAGCGACCACGGGCCGTGTCGGGGCTCCGCTGATCCCGCTGCGTGAGGTCGCACGCGCAGGTGTCCTCGGCACCGGCGTCCTGGCTTTCCTGGCCCAGGCCGGCATATTCGCCATCTGGTTGTTCGGCCCGTTCGATCTGCTCGAGCGCCGCGGGCTGGGCGCCCTGTACGGGGGCGCGCTGTTCATGCTGATGCCGATGGGCACCGCGCTGGCCGCGACGCCCGCGGGCCGGCTCGCCGATCGGGTCGGTCCCTGGGCGCCGATGGCGGCCGGGCTCGCTCTGGAGTCGGCGGGACTGCTGGTGCTGTCGGCCGCCGGCCCGACGACGTCTTCCGCGCTGCTGGCGGCAGCGCTTCTCGCCGCCGGTCTGGGCGTCGGCCTCTTTCAGGCCCCCAACATGACGGCGCTGATGGCGCAGTTTCCAGCCGGGCAGCAGGGCGTTGCCGGCGGCTTCGCCTTTCTGGCCCGTACGCTCGGAACGGTGGGCGGTGTGGCGACGCTGGCCTACGTGTTCGCGGTGGCGCGCGCGGCGGCCGGCTTCGACACCGCCTTCGCGCGAGCCTATCTGACGGCCGCGACGGCCGTGGGGCTGGCTGCCGTGGCCGCCCTGATCGTCGTCGTGGCGAGGAGAGGGCGAACGGCGTGA
- a CDS encoding response regulator transcription factor has product MTTIVLADDHPVVRRGLRSLLEGEADLQVIGEAGDGIEAVRLTERLKPDVILVDLMMPGMTGLEVTRQIVSRVPRTQVVVLSMYDSDAYVREAVRGGASGYVLKEASPSDLVDAIRAVATGHRYLSPTLSQRAVEAYVEGARAAAPAPHETLSTREREVLKLAAEGRTSQEIAERLYLSPRTVETHRASLLRKLGLRSQTDLIRYAIRQGILSAD; this is encoded by the coding sequence ATGACGACCATCGTGCTCGCCGACGATCACCCCGTCGTGCGGCGGGGGCTCAGGTCCCTGCTGGAAGGCGAGGCCGACCTCCAGGTCATCGGAGAAGCCGGTGACGGCATCGAGGCGGTGCGCCTCACCGAGCGCCTGAAACCCGACGTCATCCTGGTGGATCTCATGATGCCCGGGATGACGGGGCTCGAAGTGACCCGGCAGATTGTGAGCCGCGTGCCGCGGACGCAGGTCGTCGTCCTGTCCATGTACGACAGCGACGCCTACGTGCGGGAGGCGGTCCGCGGGGGGGCCAGCGGCTACGTGCTCAAGGAGGCGAGCCCCAGCGACCTCGTCGACGCCATCCGGGCCGTCGCCACCGGACACCGTTACCTCAGCCCCACCCTCTCCCAGCGGGCGGTCGAGGCCTACGTGGAAGGCGCCCGGGCCGCTGCGCCGGCGCCACACGAGACGCTCAGCACTCGTGAGCGCGAGGTGCTCAAGCTGGCGGCCGAGGGCCGCACGAGCCAGGAGATCGCCGAGCGCCTGTATTTGAGCCCTCGGACCGTGGAGACACATCGAGCCAGTCTGCTGCGCAAGCTCGGCCTCCGGAGCCAGACGGACCTGATCCGCTACGCGATCCGCCAGGGAATCCTATCCGCCGACTGA
- a CDS encoding sulfite exporter TauE/SafE family protein: MPDPFGWALLLGGAALGSVIGGVAGFGAGLILLPLLVWAVGVRAAAPVLTVAMLLGNISRIWWSRREVHPGVAFRFLAGAMPATALGVVFYAGAPGESLRWIMGAFLIASVPLRRLLLNRSVTVRLRHFPVVGALVGTLSGIVVATGPVASPFFLAYGLRRGAYIGTESVCALGMHVARGLTFAGFALITWETVTVGLVLGAVMFVGAWLGRGLLDRMSDRTFLAILEVFLVLMGLRFLLVSR; this comes from the coding sequence ATGCCTGACCCGTTCGGCTGGGCCCTCCTGCTCGGCGGTGCGGCGCTCGGCTCGGTCATCGGGGGCGTCGCCGGATTCGGCGCCGGGCTCATCTTGCTTCCCCTGCTGGTCTGGGCGGTGGGCGTCCGCGCCGCCGCGCCCGTGCTCACCGTCGCCATGCTGCTGGGCAACATCTCGCGGATCTGGTGGAGCCGGCGCGAGGTGCACCCCGGCGTGGCGTTCCGCTTCCTGGCCGGCGCCATGCCCGCCACCGCTCTTGGCGTGGTGTTCTACGCGGGCGCCCCCGGAGAGTCGTTGCGGTGGATCATGGGCGCTTTCCTCATCGCCTCGGTGCCGTTGCGGCGCCTGCTGCTCAACCGAAGCGTCACCGTGCGGCTGCGCCACTTCCCCGTGGTCGGCGCTCTGGTCGGCACGCTGTCCGGAATCGTGGTGGCCACCGGTCCCGTCGCCTCCCCGTTCTTTCTGGCCTACGGCCTCCGGCGCGGGGCCTACATCGGCACCGAGTCCGTGTGCGCCCTGGGGATGCACGTGGCCCGCGGGCTGACCTTCGCCGGCTTCGCCCTGATCACCTGGGAAACCGTGACGGTGGGCCTGGTGCTGGGGGCGGTCATGTTCGTGGGCGCCTGGCTCGGCCGCGGCCTGCTCGACCGCATGAGCGATCGCACCTTCCTGGCCATTCTCGAGGTCTTCCTGGTGCTCATGGGCTTGCGGTTCCTCCTCGTCTCGCGGTAA